A genomic window from Pseudogulbenkiania sp. MAI-1 includes:
- a CDS encoding DUF3422 family protein gives MLDHPLREMLANEVHARPFLRIQGRARLSHIAIFSEDEPHIHMDLLVKLCNILGVAVPDGNVNHVSYVHGDFQLKWEKHTEFSTFTFVVTNPDDGPFHGAAIDSIPKEWFNNLEGRRLVALHAEVLQGSEAHKAKESLKGWFCGPVLVGSRVLAGGEAWCDWHINQDGFSRFLVLDLDFRESQAGRLLQRLYEIETYRMMALLSLPIARKMAGVLDQMENELFTIMERMDANTDSSEDPTLLLSLTNLAMRVQSLSSKCSRFNASRAYDHLLRARITELREERIEGVPTIGEFMERRLSPAINNCRSTQERQELLATHVARAANLLRTRVNLAQERQANALLLGMNQTANAQLRMQHAVEGLSVAAISYYVLSLISVALKALENFGLPFDPEVGEGALIIPVVALVFYGTNRLRQVFMQKGSH, from the coding sequence ATGCTTGATCATCCTTTGAGAGAAATGCTTGCTAATGAGGTGCATGCACGTCCCTTCTTGAGAATTCAAGGGCGAGCTAGGCTGTCGCATATTGCAATTTTCAGCGAGGATGAACCGCATATTCACATGGATTTGCTTGTTAAACTTTGCAATATCCTTGGGGTGGCTGTGCCTGATGGTAACGTCAATCATGTCTCATATGTGCATGGCGACTTTCAGTTGAAGTGGGAAAAACATACCGAATTTTCAACTTTCACATTTGTAGTAACCAACCCTGATGATGGGCCTTTTCATGGGGCAGCAATAGATTCTATCCCTAAAGAATGGTTCAACAATTTGGAAGGCAGAAGATTGGTTGCTCTTCATGCAGAAGTTTTGCAGGGTAGTGAGGCCCACAAAGCAAAGGAATCGCTAAAGGGTTGGTTTTGTGGTCCGGTTCTTGTTGGGAGTCGTGTATTGGCCGGAGGAGAGGCTTGGTGTGATTGGCATATTAATCAGGATGGTTTTTCACGCTTCCTGGTGCTTGATCTAGATTTCCGCGAATCTCAAGCTGGCCGATTATTGCAAAGGCTGTATGAGATCGAGACATACCGTATGATGGCGCTTTTGTCTTTGCCCATTGCTCGAAAAATGGCCGGCGTGCTCGATCAGATGGAAAATGAGCTGTTTACCATTATGGAGAGAATGGATGCAAATACGGATAGCAGTGAAGACCCGACATTGCTTCTTTCGCTTACCAACCTGGCGATGAGAGTGCAATCTCTTAGCAGTAAATGTAGCCGTTTTAACGCTTCCCGAGCTTATGACCATCTTCTTCGTGCACGAATAACAGAGTTGCGAGAAGAAAGAATTGAGGGTGTTCCAACTATTGGTGAGTTCATGGAGCGTAGGTTATCGCCTGCCATCAATAATTGTCGTTCAACCCAGGAAAGGCAGGAATTACTTGCCACTCATGTCGCACGAGCTGCAAACCTTTTACGTACCAGGGTTAATTTGGCTCAGGAACGCCAAGCTAATGCATTACTACTTGGGATGAATCAGACAGCGAATGCTCAACTCAGGATGCAACATGCGGTAGAAGGTTTGTCAGTGGCCGCTATTTCATACTATGTGTTAAGCCTCATTTCTGTTGCACTGAAGGCGCTGGAGAATTTTGGTTTGCCGTTTGATCCCGAAGTGGGCGAGGGGGCTTTGATTATCCCTGTCGTTGCACTTGTTTTCTACGGCACAAATCGATTGCGCCAAGTTTTTATGCAGAAAGGCTCTCATTAG
- a CDS encoding CoA ester lyase — MATAVNLQHPLALARTFLFVPADRPERYARALGAGPGAVVIDLEDAVAPERKPEARQSLGEGFTALTAEERSRILVRVNAFASRWHDEDRALVSQLSKLGLGGVMFPKAENAADLGPMAEAMGKEGVLIPLIESVQGLDAMDEIARAPQVLRLAFGHLDFQADLGLSCDVDEQELVSVRLKFVLATRRAGLATPIDGVTVDWKDHERLEKDALRARRGGFGAKLCIHPAQLPIVHKALGSTAEEVVWARRVVEAAEEAAGGVVSLDGRMVDMPVVLLAQRLLALDQQG, encoded by the coding sequence ATGGCGACGGCTGTGAACTTGCAACATCCATTGGCATTGGCACGCACCTTCCTGTTTGTACCGGCCGACCGTCCGGAACGGTATGCGCGTGCGCTCGGCGCCGGCCCCGGTGCGGTGGTCATCGATCTCGAAGACGCGGTGGCGCCAGAGCGCAAGCCTGAGGCGCGCCAGTCCCTGGGCGAAGGATTCACGGCCCTGACCGCCGAGGAGCGCAGCCGCATCCTGGTGCGAGTGAACGCCTTTGCTAGCCGATGGCATGACGAGGATCGCGCGCTTGTGTCGCAGCTGTCGAAGCTGGGGCTCGGCGGCGTGATGTTTCCCAAAGCGGAGAACGCGGCGGATCTAGGCCCCATGGCCGAGGCCATGGGCAAGGAGGGCGTACTGATTCCGCTCATCGAGTCCGTCCAAGGGCTGGATGCGATGGACGAGATCGCTCGAGCGCCGCAAGTCCTCCGCCTCGCTTTTGGCCATCTCGATTTCCAGGCCGACCTGGGGTTGTCTTGTGACGTTGATGAGCAGGAGCTCGTTTCCGTTCGACTGAAGTTTGTGCTGGCAACCCGTCGAGCTGGTTTGGCCACGCCGATTGATGGCGTCACAGTGGACTGGAAAGACCACGAACGCCTGGAAAAGGATGCTCTGCGTGCACGACGTGGCGGCTTCGGTGCCAAGCTCTGTATTCACCCGGCGCAACTGCCGATTGTACATAAAGCCCTAGGGTCGACCGCTGAAGAAGTGGTTTGGGCAAGGCGTGTGGTAGAGGCCGCGGAAGAAGCCGCTGGAGGCGTCGTTAGCTTGGATGGTCGAATGGTTGATATGCCGGTGGTGCTGCTTGCGCAGAGACTACTTGCTCTCGATCAGCAGGGGTAA
- a CDS encoding DMT family transporter: MDTRKPLDLLAVSIMGVLCFIWALQQVALKFTANDISPMLQIALRAGIATILVAITMRIKGESITFRDGTFYPGILTGTLFALEFLLIAEALRLTSASHVVVFLYTAPVFSALGLHWRIPEEKLQSLQWAGILLALAGIALTFLFRAENKLSILTINPSDTLLGDGLALLGGAAWGVATIAVRCSSLAGASACKTSIYYLTITFVVLLSAAFYSGQAKFNNNAVVWISLAFQAIIVSFVSFFGWLWLLKKYLASSLGAFSFLTPMLGVVLGNFLLNEPIESSFLLGAILVLTGISLVIGHNYLAKFFNSRNSLY, translated from the coding sequence ATGGATACCCGTAAGCCACTTGACTTGCTGGCCGTATCTATCATGGGAGTATTATGCTTCATCTGGGCTCTACAACAGGTTGCACTGAAGTTTACTGCCAATGATATCTCACCGATGCTACAGATTGCTCTACGAGCAGGAATTGCAACAATTTTAGTGGCAATTACCATGCGGATTAAGGGTGAGTCGATCACATTTCGTGATGGCACATTCTATCCAGGCATTTTGACTGGAACTCTCTTTGCCCTAGAGTTTCTTCTTATCGCCGAAGCCCTTCGACTGACAAGTGCATCACATGTGGTGGTCTTTCTTTATACAGCCCCTGTTTTTTCAGCATTAGGCCTACATTGGCGCATACCGGAAGAAAAGCTGCAAAGCTTGCAATGGGCCGGGATTTTATTGGCACTCGCCGGCATTGCATTGACATTTCTTTTCCGAGCAGAAAACAAGCTATCCATTTTAACGATCAATCCTAGCGATACCTTATTAGGCGATGGGCTTGCCTTGCTGGGAGGGGCTGCTTGGGGAGTAGCTACTATTGCTGTTCGCTGCTCATCGCTAGCGGGCGCAAGCGCTTGCAAAACATCAATTTACTACTTAACGATAACGTTTGTTGTTTTGCTGTCAGCAGCGTTCTATTCAGGACAAGCAAAATTCAACAACAACGCAGTGGTTTGGATAAGCTTGGCCTTTCAAGCCATAATCGTGTCTTTTGTGAGTTTCTTTGGCTGGCTTTGGTTGCTCAAGAAATATCTGGCTTCAAGCCTGGGTGCCTTTTCCTTTTTAACACCAATGCTTGGCGTCGTTTTAGGTAACTTTTTGCTCAACGAGCCGATTGAATCGAGCTTCTTACTAGGGGCAATATTAGTCCTTACCGGCATCTCTTTAGTGATTGGCCACAATTACCTTGCCAAATTTTTCAACTCAAGAAATAGCCTATATTAA
- a CDS encoding electron transfer flavoprotein-ubiquinone oxidoreductase, with product MEYDVVIVGGGPSGLTAAIRLKQLAAEKGQDISVCLLEKGSEIGAHILSGAVIEPKTLNELIPDWKEKGAPLNTPAKKDQFLFLTETESIQLPTPPQMNNHGNYIVSLGNFCRWLGPQAEELGVEIYPGFAAAEVLYHPDGSVKGVATGNVGTGKNGDLEGEPGMELWAKQTLFAEGCRGSLTKTLFERFKLRDGADPQTYGIGIKELWEVKPELHQPGKITHTVGWPMDTATYGGSFLYHLEDNLVAVGFVIGLDYQNPYLSPYEEFQRFKTHPAVRGVFEGGRRLSYGARALSEGGLQSLPKLTFPGGVLIGDTAGFLNVPKIKGTHTAMKSGMLAAEAVFAALTANPEAQGQEVTGYSAAFQQSWLRDELHQVRNIRPSFRWGLWPAMLYSAIDTYLFRGKAPWTLHHKHADHETLKPAAEFSPIAYPKPDGVLTFDRLSSVFISNTNHSEDQPAHLKLKDPTVPVAINLKKFAGPESRFCPAGVYEFVGEADSPRLQINAQNCVHCKTCDIKDPTQNINWVTPEGGGGPNYPNM from the coding sequence ATGGAATACGACGTGGTGATCGTGGGCGGCGGGCCTTCCGGCCTGACCGCGGCGATTCGCCTCAAGCAGCTGGCAGCCGAGAAGGGCCAGGACATCAGCGTCTGTCTGCTGGAAAAGGGCTCCGAAATCGGCGCCCACATCCTGTCCGGCGCGGTGATCGAACCAAAGACGCTGAACGAGCTGATCCCGGACTGGAAAGAGAAGGGCGCCCCGCTCAACACCCCGGCCAAGAAAGACCAGTTCCTGTTCCTGACTGAAACCGAGTCGATCCAGCTGCCCACCCCGCCGCAGATGAACAATCACGGCAACTACATCGTCAGCCTGGGCAACTTCTGTCGCTGGCTCGGCCCGCAGGCCGAAGAACTGGGCGTCGAAATCTATCCCGGCTTTGCCGCCGCCGAAGTGCTCTACCACCCGGACGGCTCGGTCAAGGGCGTGGCCACCGGCAACGTCGGCACCGGCAAGAACGGCGATCTGGAAGGCGAACCCGGCATGGAACTGTGGGCCAAGCAGACCCTGTTCGCCGAAGGCTGTCGCGGCTCGCTCACCAAGACCCTGTTCGAGCGTTTCAAGCTGCGTGACGGCGCTGATCCGCAAACCTACGGCATCGGCATCAAGGAACTGTGGGAAGTCAAACCCGAGCTGCACCAACCGGGCAAGATCACCCACACCGTCGGCTGGCCGATGGACACCGCCACCTACGGCGGTTCCTTCCTCTACCACCTGGAAGACAACCTGGTGGCGGTCGGTTTCGTGATCGGGCTCGACTATCAGAATCCGTACCTGTCGCCGTATGAAGAATTCCAGCGCTTCAAGACCCATCCGGCGGTGCGAGGCGTGTTCGAAGGTGGACGCCGCCTGTCCTACGGAGCCCGCGCCCTCTCCGAAGGCGGGCTGCAGAGCCTACCCAAGCTCACCTTCCCAGGCGGGGTGCTGATCGGCGATACCGCCGGCTTCCTCAACGTGCCGAAGATCAAGGGCACCCATACCGCGATGAAGTCCGGCATGCTGGCGGCCGAAGCGGTGTTCGCGGCGCTGACGGCCAACCCCGAAGCGCAGGGCCAGGAAGTGACCGGCTACAGCGCGGCGTTCCAGCAAAGCTGGCTGCGCGACGAACTGCACCAGGTGCGCAACATCCGCCCGTCGTTCCGCTGGGGCCTGTGGCCGGCGATGCTCTACTCGGCCATCGACACCTATCTGTTCCGGGGCAAGGCGCCGTGGACGCTGCATCACAAGCACGCCGACCACGAAACGCTGAAGCCGGCCGCCGAGTTCAGCCCGATCGCCTACCCGAAGCCGGATGGTGTGCTGACCTTCGACCGCCTGTCGTCGGTGTTCATCTCCAACACCAACCACAGCGAAGACCAGCCGGCGCACCTCAAGCTCAAGGACCCGACGGTGCCGGTAGCAATCAACCTGAAGAAGTTCGCCGGCCCCGAGTCGCGCTTCTGCCCGGCAGGTGTGTACGAGTTCGTCGGCGAGGCGGATTCGCCGCGCCTACAGATCAACGCGCAGAACTGCGTGCACTGCAAGACCTGCGACATCAAGGACCCAACCCAGAACATCAACTGGGTGACACCGGAAGGTGGTGGCGGGCCCAACTATCCGAATATGTGA
- the proC gene encoding pyrroline-5-carboxylate reductase yields the protein MSFTITFIGGGNMARAIIGGLASKSFLPQNIHVIDPNAGQIDDLVATHHINGSTALTEEAARSDVIIWAIKPQIMKQVASSVQLQNKDALHISIAAGIRTDDLAAWTGNENIVRIMPNTPALIGAGVSGIYAGDGINQDQRNKAELIAGTLGSHFWLANENEMDDVTAISGSGPAYIFHFLEGYQNAIKSLGYSDDRSRELAIFVAEGALALAKHMGIDFKTLREQVTSKGGTTEAAIKQLDACQTQEAIKTAIDAAKNRAIEMSKEFSK from the coding sequence ATGTCATTCACGATCACATTCATCGGCGGCGGCAACATGGCCAGAGCCATCATTGGCGGGCTGGCTAGCAAAAGCTTCTTGCCACAAAACATTCATGTCATTGACCCGAATGCGGGGCAAATCGATGATCTTGTCGCCACGCATCACATCAACGGTTCGACCGCGCTCACGGAAGAAGCGGCAAGATCAGATGTCATCATCTGGGCGATCAAACCTCAAATCATGAAACAGGTTGCGTCCTCCGTACAGCTGCAGAACAAAGATGCGCTACATATCAGCATTGCTGCGGGTATCAGAACAGACGATCTGGCAGCCTGGACAGGCAACGAAAACATCGTACGCATCATGCCTAACACCCCGGCCCTGATTGGGGCGGGGGTATCAGGGATATATGCGGGGGATGGCATAAACCAGGATCAACGCAATAAGGCAGAACTGATTGCAGGCACGCTGGGCAGCCACTTCTGGCTTGCCAACGAAAATGAAATGGATGACGTTACCGCCATCAGTGGCAGTGGACCCGCCTATATTTTCCACTTTCTGGAAGGGTACCAGAATGCCATCAAGTCACTCGGCTACAGCGACGACAGAAGCCGGGAGCTTGCCATCTTTGTTGCAGAGGGAGCCCTTGCGCTTGCAAAACACATGGGTATCGACTTCAAGACCTTGCGGGAACAAGTGACGTCAAAAGGCGGTACCACTGAAGCAGCCATCAAGCAGCTCGATGCATGCCAAACACAGGAAGCAATCAAAACTGCAATAGATGCAGCAAAAAACAGAGCCATTGAAATGAGTAAAGAATTTTCCAAATAA